The proteins below come from a single Eucalyptus grandis isolate ANBG69807.140 chromosome 3, ASM1654582v1, whole genome shotgun sequence genomic window:
- the LOC104453246 gene encoding allene oxide synthase 3 gives MSDSEIAVEEIPGDHGFPFFGALRDRLDYFYFQGRDEFFRHRMRKYPSTVFRVNMPPGPFISSNPNVVVLLDAISFPVLFDTSKVEKRNVLDGTYMPSTAFTGGHRACAFLDPSEPKHATIKHWFLSLLAARRNVFIPTLRSCLSDLFVDLEDELSSKGKASFNSLNDKMSFNFVFKLLCDQKPSSTILGTKGAAMFNLWILVQLAPILSLGFNNKVLNFLEDVILHTFPLPPLLIKSSYKKLYNTFSEHASSILDEAEKLGIDRDEACHNLVFLAGFNAYGGMKATLPILIKWVGSGGKDLHRQLAREIRSTVASEGGVTLAALDKMSLTKSVVYEVLRINPPVQFQYGKARRDMVVRSHDAAFQIKKGEMIFGYQPFATKDPRIFDDPEDFVGDRFVGEGEKLLKYVYWSNGREIDDPTVGNKQCPGKDLVLLMCRVMLVEMFLRYDTFGLECGSLPVGSSVTFKSLTKVTSC, from the coding sequence ATGTCGGATTCGGAAATTGCAGTGGAAGAAATCCCAGGCGATCACGGTTTCCCATTTTTCGGTGCGTTAAGGGATCGTCTCGATTACTTCTACTTCCAAGGTAGAGATGAATTCTTCCGCCACCGGATGCGCAAGTACCCGTCGACGGTCTTCAGGGTCAACATGCCACCCGGCCCATTCATCTCCTCGAACCCCAATGTCGTCGTCCTCCTCGACGCGATCAGCTTCCCCGTCCTCTTTGACACATCCAAGGTCGAAAAGAGGAACGTGCTTGATGGCACGTACATGCCCTCCACCGCCTTCACTGGCGGCCACCGTGCTTGCGCCTTTCTGGACCCGTCTGAGCCCAAACACGCCACCATCAAGCACTGGTTCCTGTCCCTCCTCGCGGCTCGGCGCAACGTGTTCATCCCCACCCTCAGGAGCTGCTTGTCGGATCTCTTTGTCGACCTAGAAGACGAGCTATCGAGCAAAGGGAAAGCATCCTTCAACTCCCTCAACGACAAGATGTCCTTCAACTTTGTGTTCAAGCTCTTATGCGACCAAAAGCCCTCGAGCACAATTCTAGGGACCAAAGGGGCAGCGATGTTCAACCTATGGATATTAGTCCAGCTTGCCCCAATATTGTCCCTAGGGTTTAACAACAAGGTCTTAAATTTCTTGGAAGATGTCATTTTGCACACTTTTCCATTGCCTCCACTCTTAATAAAATCTTCTTACAAGAAGCTCTACAATACATTTAGCGAGCATGCGTCTTCAATTTTAGATGAAGCTGAGAAGCTAGGGATTGATAGAGACGAGGCGTGTCACAACCTAGTGTTCCTTGCCGGGTTCAATGCCTACGGTGGCATGAAGGCCACGTTGCCCATTTTGATCAAGTGGGTTGGGTCGGGAGGCAAGGATCTGCACCGCCAGCTCGCGAGGGAGATCCGGTCGACCGTCGCATCGGAAGGCGGGGTAACCCTCGCCGCCCTGGACAAGATGAGCCTGACCAAGTCGGTTGTGTACGAGGTTCTCCGGATCAACCCCCCGGTCCAGTTCCAGTACGGGAAGGCGAGGCGAGACATGGTGGTACGGAGCCACGACGCCGCCTTCCAGATCAAGAAGGGCGAGATGATCTTCGGGTATCAGCCGTTCGCGACCAAGGATCCGAGGATCTTCGATGACCCGGAGGACTTTGTTGGCGATAGGTTCGTCGGGGAGGGGGAGAAGCTACTGAAGTACGTCTACTGGTCGAACGGGCGGGAGATCGACGATCCGACGGTGGGGAACAAGCAGTGCCCGGGGAAGGATCTGGTGCTCCTCATGTGCAGAGTTATGTTGGTGGAGATGTTCCTCCGCTACGACACGTTCGGATTGGAATGTGGGAGCTTGCCTGTGGGTTCATCCGTGACGTTCAAGTCGTTGACCAAGGTCACGAGTTGTTGA